From the Nodularia sp. NIES-3585 genome, one window contains:
- a CDS encoding SagB/ThcOx family dehydrogenase yields the protein MPESKNLETSFHDATKHSYLSVQINPNYVDASTQPSSFKVYPKFYRRVKLNLNNPVHSFIWLSSAVTLEKAYKDVPYKLRVNPSAGALYPTEVYVQIRGMSGIIDGIYHLEVENNCLTLIYELIDDGLESYIIPGKSIKGCIFLISCVYYRSSWKYQDRSLRYCFLDSGHHLGAIAASAYLHNQDIQLIFDFDKFALNTVLGFENKEFITAGVISGEVQEKPVRCLRLKVPFVSGTDYFEANEFIEHSYELTAVQQSSAQPLEQPQFNFDKEKFYQAVWNRRSIRRFRKQFISQEDYLYIWRQIAQSIPTENFEDIEIYSVVHRVEGISPGLYKGTHLLKAGNFGERTGYLCVNQAIARDGAVTLFFVSDYINYQTAMQLAGFIGQRIYLVSNYLGIDCSGIGAFYDDETQELLETNQDVLYGMAIGK from the coding sequence ATGCCGGAAAGTAAGAATTTAGAGACAAGTTTCCATGATGCAACCAAGCATTCTTACTTATCTGTACAGATTAATCCCAATTATGTAGATGCTTCCACTCAGCCAAGTTCATTTAAAGTTTATCCAAAGTTTTATCGGCGGGTGAAATTAAATCTTAATAATCCTGTGCATTCGTTTATCTGGTTAAGCAGTGCGGTTACCTTAGAAAAGGCATATAAAGATGTCCCCTATAAACTCCGGGTAAATCCCTCCGCTGGGGCTTTATACCCTACAGAAGTTTATGTGCAAATTCGTGGAATGTCGGGAATCATAGATGGTATATATCATCTAGAAGTTGAGAATAATTGTCTAACTCTGATTTATGAATTAATTGATGATGGGCTAGAAAGTTATATTATACCGGGTAAAAGTATCAAGGGATGCATTTTTTTAATTAGTTGTGTTTATTATAGGTCTAGCTGGAAATATCAAGATAGAAGCCTGAGATATTGCTTTTTAGATAGCGGTCATCATTTAGGCGCGATCGCAGCATCAGCTTATCTGCATAATCAAGATATCCAACTGATTTTTGACTTTGATAAATTTGCTCTCAATACAGTTTTAGGCTTTGAAAATAAAGAGTTTATCACTGCGGGGGTAATCTCAGGTGAGGTGCAAGAAAAGCCAGTCAGGTGTTTAAGGCTGAAGGTTCCTTTTGTCTCTGGGACAGATTATTTTGAAGCTAATGAATTCATTGAACATAGCTATGAACTAACTGCTGTACAGCAGAGTTCAGCACAGCCACTAGAACAGCCACAGTTTAACTTTGACAAAGAGAAGTTTTATCAAGCTGTTTGGAATAGACGTTCCATTAGACGTTTCCGGAAACAGTTTATTTCTCAAGAAGATTATCTATATATCTGGCGACAAATTGCACAATCAATACCAACAGAGAATTTTGAGGACATCGAAATTTACTCTGTTGTACATCGAGTAGAGGGGATATCGCCGGGATTATATAAAGGTACGCATCTGCTAAAGGCGGGTAATTTCGGGGAAAGGACAGGTTACTTATGCGTTAATCAAGCGATCGCTAGAGATGGCGCTGTAACTTTGTTTTTTGTATCTGACTATATCAATTATCAAACTGCTATGCAATTAGCTGGTTTTATCGGTCAAAGAATTTATTTGGTGAGTAATTATTTGGGAATTGATTGTAGTGGAATTGGTGCGTTTTACGATGATGAAACCCAAGAATTATTAGAAACAAATCAAGATGTTCTCTATGGGATGGCTATTGGCAAATAA
- a CDS encoding ankyrin repeat domain-containing protein yields MNQIKKQKISEITKQWLIANGYNPQNLNQAGENGDTALMKATREGVYAVVKELIDLGANINAKNNDNNNALWFACFGNHYELISLLLAAKININNQNDNGATVLMYAASAGKTGVAKLLLQHNPNLELRNLDDYKAIDFASNIEILGLLKNAGK; encoded by the coding sequence ATGAATCAGATCAAAAAGCAAAAAATCAGCGAAATCACCAAGCAATGGCTGATAGCAAACGGCTACAATCCCCAAAACTTAAATCAAGCAGGTGAGAATGGTGATACGGCTTTAATGAAAGCTACTAGAGAAGGAGTCTATGCCGTTGTCAAGGAACTTATTGATTTGGGCGCAAATATTAATGCGAAAAATAATGATAATAATAATGCTTTATGGTTTGCTTGTTTCGGCAATCATTACGAGTTAATCAGCTTGCTACTAGCTGCAAAAATTAATATTAATAATCAAAATGATAATGGGGCAACTGTGTTAATGTATGCAGCATCAGCAGGAAAAACAGGTGTTGCTAAATTACTTCTACAACACAACCCTAATTTGGAATTAAGAAACTTAGACGATTATAAAGCTATAGATTTTGCTAGCAATATAGAGATTTTGGGGTTACTCAAAAATGCCGGAAAGTAA
- a CDS encoding DUF1636 domain-containing protein produces MTAQHTIFVCTTCASKWEGGKRVGESGGEQLLKHLQAHYPNWELNTEFNLEPVNCMSACDRSCVVSFASHGKSTYLFGDILPDLSPAAVAGVFECASKYYAHPEGLLPWSERPEPLKKGILARIPAVPTPSAIKSTERELCN; encoded by the coding sequence ATGACAGCACAACATACAATATTTGTTTGTACCACTTGTGCGAGTAAGTGGGAAGGAGGGAAGCGTGTTGGTGAAAGTGGCGGAGAACAGCTACTTAAACACTTGCAAGCACATTATCCCAATTGGGAATTGAACACAGAGTTTAATCTGGAACCAGTGAACTGCATGAGTGCTTGCGATCGCTCTTGTGTGGTATCCTTCGCTTCACATGGTAAATCTACATATCTTTTTGGTGACATTTTGCCTGATTTATCACCCGCAGCAGTGGCTGGAGTATTCGAGTGTGCAAGTAAATATTATGCCCACCCAGAAGGTTTATTACCGTGGAGTGAACGTCCAGAACCACTCAAAAAAGGAATTTTGGCACGTATTCCAGCAGTACCCACTCCCTCAGCGATCAAATCCACCGAAAGAGAACTCTGTAACTAA
- a CDS encoding bifunctional 2-polyprenyl-6-hydroxyphenol methylase/3-demethylubiquinol 3-O-methyltransferase UbiG, translating into MQKSQSIKIPKATRYQNAAIDYYMGLTGSSYLHYGYWEVIPNTDEELTITQLRTAQEAYTTKLFSFIPAGIKTVLDVGCGIGGNAKSLCERGLSVEGLAPDAIQEEKFIQNTNGKVPFYLTTFEDFQTSHSYDLVLFSESSQYIAVEDLAQGAARLLNSGSYLLIADMMRLDAEYKEGIFSNCHIAHDLKSALEKAGLKLIKSEDISQSIAPTIDLCLSNFRTFGLTTFKYIADVVKIAVPPVHTIGSWAFKRWLEKPIAEGLAARQIFDRHLCYQIQLWQL; encoded by the coding sequence ATGCAAAAATCACAGTCAATTAAGATTCCCAAAGCAACACGCTACCAAAATGCAGCCATAGATTATTATATGGGACTCACCGGTTCCTCCTATCTACATTACGGCTATTGGGAAGTAATACCAAATACTGATGAAGAATTGACCATAACTCAGCTGCGTACAGCACAAGAAGCCTATACAACCAAACTTTTTAGTTTCATCCCCGCAGGAATCAAAACTGTACTAGATGTAGGCTGTGGTATTGGTGGTAATGCAAAATCTCTTTGCGAACGTGGACTGAGTGTGGAGGGACTAGCACCCGATGCAATCCAAGAAGAGAAGTTTATTCAAAATACTAACGGTAAAGTACCTTTCTACTTAACGACATTTGAAGATTTTCAAACTTCACATTCCTATGATTTAGTTCTGTTCAGTGAAAGTAGCCAATATATAGCTGTGGAAGATTTAGCTCAAGGTGCAGCGCGTTTACTTAATAGTGGTAGTTACTTACTAATAGCAGATATGATGCGCCTTGATGCCGAATACAAAGAGGGAATCTTTTCTAACTGTCATATTGCTCATGACCTAAAATCAGCTTTAGAGAAGGCTGGATTGAAATTAATCAAATCTGAAGATATTTCTCAATCAATTGCACCAACAATTGATTTGTGCCTGAGTAATTTTCGGACTTTTGGACTAACCACATTTAAATATATTGCTGATGTTGTCAAAATAGCAGTTCCACCTGTACATACAATAGGAAGTTGGGCTTTTAAACGTTGGCTAGAGAAACCAATTGCAGAGGGTCTAGCTGCAAGACAGATTTTTGATCGCCATCTTTGTTATCAAATTCAACTTTGGCAGTTATAA
- a CDS encoding transporter substrate-binding domain-containing protein has product MSASIFRVCQSFAANYNCLTGVAVALVISLPTLASGAPLRVGVAGSAPFVVRKDTDTNGISVEVWEEVARSQNIEYELIPQSSVANALEVVNQGELDLLIGPITITAQRLKTVDFTQPYFSTEIAVLTAGDDPSIWSRVKPFFETAVLTSVGVLVILMFVVGNLVWLAERNKNSEQFPKNYFQGVGNGMWFALVTLTTVGYGDRAPVTHIGRFIAGTWMVLALVTVSSLTAGLASAITIALSGDSTEQFTSPSSLQDARLTTVKGSSSAEVVQNYSSRVQKVANLAEAVKLLSAEEADAVVFDRPAMEYYLTQNPKLNLKLTNLSLGTELYGFVLPIDSPLTKDLNIELRQMSENGSLQKIATRWLNSTPEDTQNSAIDISRD; this is encoded by the coding sequence TTGTCTGCATCTATTTTTCGCGTCTGCCAGAGTTTTGCCGCCAACTATAATTGCTTGACTGGGGTAGCTGTTGCTTTAGTTATTTCTCTCCCAACTTTAGCTTCAGGTGCGCCGTTGCGAGTGGGTGTGGCTGGTTCGGCTCCTTTCGTAGTTCGCAAAGATACAGACACGAATGGCATTAGTGTTGAAGTCTGGGAAGAAGTGGCTCGCTCTCAAAATATAGAGTATGAATTAATACCCCAATCCAGCGTTGCTAATGCGCTGGAAGTTGTGAATCAGGGAGAATTGGATTTGCTGATTGGCCCCATCACAATTACCGCCCAACGCCTAAAAACAGTTGACTTTACCCAACCCTATTTTTCTACAGAAATTGCCGTCTTAACAGCAGGAGATGATCCCAGTATTTGGAGTCGGGTAAAACCTTTTTTTGAAACTGCGGTTTTAACTTCTGTGGGCGTATTAGTTATCCTGATGTTCGTGGTTGGGAATTTGGTTTGGTTGGCGGAACGAAATAAAAATAGCGAGCAATTCCCGAAAAATTACTTCCAGGGAGTGGGTAATGGGATGTGGTTTGCGCTAGTAACATTAACTACAGTGGGATATGGCGATCGCGCACCGGTTACCCATATCGGTCGTTTCATCGCCGGAACTTGGATGGTATTAGCTTTAGTCACAGTTTCTTCATTAACAGCCGGACTTGCTTCAGCCATAACCATCGCCTTATCCGGTGATTCTACTGAACAATTTACCAGTCCGTCAAGCCTACAAGATGCTAGGTTAACAACTGTCAAAGGCTCATCTAGTGCTGAAGTTGTGCAGAACTATAGTAGTCGAGTACAAAAAGTGGCAAATTTAGCAGAAGCGGTAAAACTATTGTCTGCGGAAGAAGCCGATGCAGTAGTTTTCGACCGTCCCGCTATGGAATATTACCTCACGCAAAATCCCAAACTGAATTTAAAGTTAACTAACTTGTCTCTGGGAACTGAGCTTTATGGGTTTGTCTTACCCATCGATAGTCCTTTAACCAAAGACCTCAACATTGAATTGCGACAGATGTCAGAAAATGGCTCTTTACAAAAAATTGCCACTCGCTGGCTCAATTCGACACCCGAAGACACTCAAAATTCGGCAATAGACATCTCCAGAGATTAA
- a CDS encoding 2Fe-2S iron-sulfur cluster-binding protein — translation MASYQVRLINKKQELDSTIEIDEETTILEGAEENGIELPFSCHSGSCSSCVGKVVEGEVDQSDQIFLDDEQMSKGFALLCVTYPRSNCTIKTHQEPYLV, via the coding sequence ATGGCAAGCTATCAAGTTAGATTAATCAACAAAAAGCAAGAACTCGACTCCACAATTGAAATCGATGAAGAAACTACCATTTTGGAAGGAGCCGAAGAAAATGGGATTGAATTGCCTTTCTCTTGTCATTCAGGTTCTTGCTCTAGTTGTGTAGGAAAAGTCGTTGAAGGTGAAGTTGATCAATCTGATCAAATCTTTTTAGATGACGAGCAAATGTCTAAAGGATTCGCTCTACTTTGTGTTACTTATCCCCGTTCTAATTGCACAATTAAAACTCACCAAGAACCATATCTTGTGTAA
- a CDS encoding iron-sulfur cluster assembly accessory protein: MAVSLTEKAEFRLRAFIRGSSSDNNDASKGIRISVKDGGCNGYEYGIDVTSKPQPDDLVIQQGNVLIYVDAKSAPLLDGVVVDFVEGVMESGFKFTNPNASDTCGCGKSFKTDDGTPTGVPCS, encoded by the coding sequence ATGGCTGTTAGTTTAACAGAAAAAGCAGAGTTTCGTCTGCGCGCATTTATCAGAGGTTCTTCCTCTGACAATAATGACGCTTCAAAAGGCATCCGTATATCTGTAAAAGATGGTGGTTGCAATGGCTATGAATATGGAATTGATGTCACTAGCAAACCACAACCAGATGATTTGGTAATTCAACAAGGTAATGTGTTGATTTACGTTGATGCCAAAAGTGCGCCGTTATTGGACGGGGTTGTAGTCGATTTTGTAGAAGGGGTAATGGAAAGTGGCTTTAAGTTCACTAACCCCAATGCAAGTGATACCTGCGGTTGCGGCAAATCATTCAAAACAGATGATGGCACACCCACTGGTGTACCTTGCAGCTAG
- a CDS encoding HesA/MoeB/ThiF family protein produces the protein MINLTPTELERYSRQMMLPNFGELAQKRLKSATVMVSGVGGLGGTAALYLAVAGVGRLILVRGGDLRLDDMNRQILMTDDWVGKPRVFKAKETLEAINPDIKVDVVHDYVTAENVDSLVQSADMALDCAHNFTERNLLNAACVRWRKPMVEAAMDGMEAYLTTIIPGVTPCLSCLFPEKPEWDRRAFSVLGAVSGTLACLTALEAIKLITGFSQPLLSQLLTIDLNRMEFAKRRSQRDRACPVCGNTAPWRYGQPPSMEPTSNCTK, from the coding sequence TTGATCAACCTAACGCCTACCGAATTAGAACGCTATAGTCGCCAAATGATGCTCCCAAATTTTGGCGAACTAGCTCAAAAACGTCTGAAGTCAGCGACAGTTATGGTTTCAGGTGTGGGGGGATTAGGCGGTACGGCGGCGCTTTACTTAGCAGTAGCGGGCGTTGGGCGACTAATCCTAGTCCGGGGTGGTGACTTGCGATTGGATGACATGAACCGTCAGATTTTAATGACTGATGATTGGGTAGGTAAACCCAGGGTATTCAAAGCTAAAGAAACTCTGGAAGCTATCAATCCTGATATCAAGGTTGATGTAGTTCATGATTATGTCACTGCGGAAAATGTAGACTCCTTAGTACAATCGGCTGATATGGCGTTGGATTGCGCCCATAATTTTACGGAACGTAACTTGCTGAATGCAGCTTGTGTGCGCTGGCGTAAACCGATGGTGGAAGCTGCAATGGATGGGATGGAGGCTTACCTAACTACAATTATCCCTGGTGTGACTCCTTGTTTATCCTGTCTGTTTCCAGAAAAGCCTGAGTGGGATAGACGTGCTTTTTCCGTTCTGGGCGCTGTATCTGGGACACTAGCTTGTCTAACAGCGTTGGAGGCGATTAAGCTGATCACTGGGTTCAGTCAACCTCTGTTATCGCAGTTATTAACAATTGACTTGAATCGGATGGAATTTGCCAAGCGCCGTTCTCAACGCGATCGCGCTTGTCCAGTATGCGGTAACACTGCGCCCTGGAGATACGGACAACCTCCATCGATGGAACCTACAAGCAATTGTACAAAATAG
- the nifW gene encoding nitrogenase-stabilizing/protective protein NifW yields MTGTMNEFKKLVDAEEFFQFFNLPYDKENVNVNRLHILKKFSQFMAEVDDNSHGLTSAEILQQYSLALQKAHDLFLESTAYEEKLFKVFNDKPKNVVTLTEITSD; encoded by the coding sequence ATGACTGGAACTATGAATGAATTCAAAAAGCTTGTAGATGCAGAAGAATTTTTTCAGTTCTTCAATCTGCCCTACGACAAAGAAAATGTGAATGTCAATCGTCTGCATATATTGAAGAAATTTTCGCAATTTATGGCAGAAGTTGATGATAATTCTCATGGTTTAACCTCAGCAGAAATACTCCAGCAGTATTCGTTAGCTTTGCAAAAAGCTCATGATCTTTTCCTAGAATCAACAGCTTACGAAGAAAAGCTGTTCAAAGTGTTTAATGACAAGCCGAAGAATGTAGTTACGCTGACAGAAATCACTTCTGATTAG
- a CDS encoding CCE_0567 family metalloprotein gives MAQVSETSIEEIKTKIKRLNSKAGQMKMDLHDLAEGLPTDYKTLMDVAAATYKIYEQLDELKQQLKTMENAQ, from the coding sequence ATGGCGCAAGTGAGCGAAACAAGTATTGAAGAAATCAAAACCAAAATTAAGCGGCTCAATAGTAAAGCTGGTCAAATGAAAATGGATCTGCATGATTTAGCAGAAGGTCTACCCACAGATTATAAAACTCTGATGGATGTGGCGGCTGCAACTTATAAAATCTATGAACAGCTAGATGAGCTTAAGCAACAGCTAAAAACAATGGAGAATGCTCAATGA
- a CDS encoding NifX-associated nitrogen fixation protein, with product MTTNNSVNEPPNSAVLNSPFLKTLVQQIRGQDTYGVYRNWSDELILKPFVITKQKKREISLEGEVDPITQARIMAFFRAVAAAIEQETGLISQVVIDLSHEGFGWALVFSSRLLLTVKTLRDAHRFGFDSMEKLAEEGENYVKKGVDLAKRFPEVGNL from the coding sequence ATGACTACAAATAATAGTGTGAACGAACCCCCTAATTCAGCAGTCTTGAACTCTCCTTTCCTCAAGACATTAGTCCAACAAATTCGGGGACAAGATACTTACGGAGTTTATCGTAATTGGTCGGATGAATTAATCCTCAAACCCTTTGTTATTACCAAACAAAAGAAACGCGAGATTTCTCTTGAGGGTGAAGTTGACCCGATTACTCAGGCGCGGATTATGGCATTTTTCCGGGCTGTAGCCGCTGCTATTGAACAAGAAACAGGTCTAATTTCTCAGGTCGTGATTGACTTGAGCCATGAAGGATTCGGCTGGGCGCTGGTTTTTTCTAGTCGTCTTTTGCTAACTGTAAAAACCTTGCGTGATGCTCATCGCTTTGGTTTTGACTCAATGGAAAAATTAGCAGAAGAAGGCGAAAACTATGTCAAAAAAGGTGTTGACTTAGCCAAGAGATTTCCTGAAGTCGGCAACCTTTAA
- the nifX gene encoding nitrogen fixation protein NifX: MKIAFTTSDRIHINAHFGWAREIDVYEISDEGYEFLETLKFEGDLKEDGNEDKINPKLDALVDCTIVYVTAIGGSAAARLIKKGVTPVKAKSEEEEISEVLNKLVTTLKGNPPPWLRKALRQTTPNFVD, translated from the coding sequence ATGAAAATAGCCTTTACCACAAGTGACCGAATTCACATTAATGCTCACTTCGGATGGGCGAGAGAAATTGATGTTTATGAAATCTCCGATGAGGGATATGAATTTCTCGAAACTCTAAAATTTGAAGGTGACCTCAAAGAAGATGGTAACGAAGACAAAATCAACCCCAAACTTGATGCTTTAGTTGATTGTACCATCGTTTATGTAACAGCAATTGGTGGTAGCGCCGCAGCTCGCTTAATTAAAAAAGGCGTTACCCCAGTCAAAGCTAAATCAGAGGAAGAAGAAATTAGCGAAGTCCTGAATAAACTCGTGACAACCCTCAAAGGTAATCCTCCACCTTGGTTGCGTAAAGCTTTAAGACAAACTACGCCAAACTTTGTAGACTAA
- the nifN gene encoding nitrogenase iron-molybdenum cofactor biosynthesis protein NifN, which translates to MAIVNLPNKPLTVNPLKQSQALGASLAFLGLKGMIPLFHGSQGCTAFAKVVLVRHFREAIPLATTAMTEVSTILGGEENVEQAILTLVEKVQPEIIGLCSTGLTETRGDDLERFLKDIRDRHPELDHLPIVFAPTPDFKGALQDGFAAAVESIVREIPKAGGIRTEQVTILAGSSLTPGDLQEIKEMVTAFGLVPIIVPDLGASLDGHLEDGYSAVTASGTTIKQLRDIGSSAFTIALGESMRDAAKILEERFNIPYEVFGELTGLEAVDEFLQALAILSSNSVPEKYRRQRRQLQDAMLDTHFYFGAKRVSLALEPDLLWSTVNFLQSMGTQIHAVVTTTRSPLLEKLPVKSVTIGDLDDFEQLAAGSDLLIGNSNVGAIAKRLSIPMYRLGIPIYDRLGNGYFTKVGYRGTMELLFGIGNLFLEAEEERVKHLWELVSEK; encoded by the coding sequence ATGGCGATTGTTAATCTTCCCAATAAACCACTGACTGTTAATCCTCTGAAGCAAAGCCAAGCTTTGGGTGCATCTTTAGCCTTTTTGGGGTTGAAGGGGATGATTCCTCTGTTCCACGGTTCCCAAGGTTGTACTGCCTTCGCTAAAGTTGTGCTTGTACGGCATTTTCGGGAAGCTATTCCCCTGGCCACTACAGCCATGACTGAAGTTTCTACTATTTTGGGTGGCGAGGAGAATGTGGAACAGGCAATCCTTACCTTAGTGGAAAAGGTGCAGCCGGAAATTATTGGTCTATGTAGTACGGGGCTGACGGAAACTAGAGGAGACGATCTGGAACGTTTTCTCAAGGATATCCGCGATCGCCATCCGGAATTAGACCATTTACCGATTGTATTTGCTCCTACCCCAGATTTCAAGGGGGCGCTGCAAGATGGTTTTGCCGCAGCGGTGGAAAGTATCGTCAGGGAAATCCCCAAGGCTGGTGGGATTAGAACTGAACAAGTCACGATTTTGGCGGGTTCTTCTCTGACACCAGGGGATTTGCAGGAAATCAAGGAAATGGTGACTGCTTTTGGCTTAGTGCCAATTATTGTCCCTGATCTTGGCGCTTCCCTCGATGGTCACTTAGAAGATGGTTATAGTGCAGTTACAGCTAGTGGCACGACTATCAAACAGCTACGAGACATAGGCAGTTCCGCCTTTACCATCGCTTTGGGCGAAAGTATGCGAGATGCCGCCAAAATCTTGGAGGAGCGCTTTAACATCCCCTACGAGGTGTTTGGTGAACTGACTGGATTGGAAGCTGTGGATGAGTTTCTGCAAGCATTGGCGATTCTAAGTAGTAATAGCGTCCCCGAAAAATACCGCCGTCAACGTCGCCAGCTACAAGATGCGATGCTAGATACTCATTTTTACTTTGGTGCAAAACGAGTGTCTCTGGCGTTGGAACCTGATTTATTATGGTCAACGGTGAACTTTTTGCAATCGATGGGGACTCAAATTCATGCAGTGGTGACCACGACGCGATCGCCTCTGTTGGAAAAACTCCCTGTCAAAAGTGTCACCATCGGCGATTTAGATGACTTTGAACAACTAGCAGCTGGTTCTGATTTACTCATTGGTAATTCTAACGTAGGTGCGATCGCTAAACGTCTCTCAATTCCTATGTATCGTTTAGGTATTCCCATTTACGACCGTTTAGGAAATGGATACTTCACGAAAGTTGGATATCGAGGCACAATGGAGCTTTTATTTGGCATCGGTAATCTATTTTTAGAAGCCGAAGAAGAGAGAGTTAAACACTTATGGGAATTGGTATCTGAGAAATAA
- the nifE gene encoding nitrogenase iron-molybdenum cofactor biosynthesis protein NifE encodes MKSTQGKINELLSESGCEHNQHKQGEKKNKSCTQQAQPGAAQGGCAFDGAMIALVPITDAAHLVHGPIACAGNSWGSRGSLSSGPLLYKTGFTTDLTENDVIFGGEKKLYQAILQLSDRYKPPAIFVYATCVTALIGDDMDAVCKAATEKTGIPVIPVIAPGFIGSKNLGNRFGGEALLEYVVGTAEPETTTPYDINLIGEYNIAGEMWGVTPLLEKLGIRVLSKITGDARFNDIRYAHRAKLNVMICSRALLNMARKMEERYNIPFIEESFYGIDDMNRCLRNIAAKLGDADLQERTEKLIAEETAALDLALAPYRARLKGKRVVLYTGGVKSWSIISAAKDLGIEVVATSTRKSTEEDKARIKKLIGNDGIMMEKGNAQELLRLVKETGADMLIAGGRNQYTALKARIPFLDINQERHHPYAGYSGMVEMARELYEALYSPIWEQIRKPAPWEELEG; translated from the coding sequence ATGAAAAGTACCCAAGGCAAAATCAACGAGCTGCTCAGTGAGTCAGGATGTGAACACAATCAGCACAAACAGGGCGAAAAGAAAAACAAATCTTGCACCCAACAAGCTCAACCAGGTGCTGCTCAAGGGGGCTGTGCTTTTGATGGTGCAATGATTGCTCTTGTACCTATTACTGATGCAGCTCATTTAGTCCACGGGCCGATCGCCTGTGCTGGTAATTCTTGGGGTAGTCGTGGTAGTCTCTCCTCTGGGCCTTTACTCTACAAAACGGGCTTTACTACTGATTTGACTGAGAATGATGTGATTTTCGGGGGTGAAAAGAAGCTCTATCAGGCAATTCTGCAACTGAGCGATCGCTACAAGCCACCAGCAATTTTCGTTTATGCTACTTGTGTAACAGCTCTGATTGGCGATGATATGGATGCTGTGTGCAAGGCTGCAACTGAGAAAACTGGTATTCCTGTGATTCCTGTGATTGCTCCGGGCTTTATTGGTAGTAAAAACTTGGGGAACCGCTTTGGTGGTGAAGCTTTGCTGGAATATGTAGTTGGTACAGCAGAACCGGAAACAACTACGCCTTATGATATTAACTTGATAGGTGAATACAACATCGCCGGAGAGATGTGGGGAGTCACTCCACTTTTAGAAAAATTAGGCATTCGAGTTTTATCTAAAATTACGGGTGATGCTCGTTTCAATGATATTCGTTATGCCCATCGTGCCAAGCTGAATGTGATGATCTGCTCACGGGCTTTGCTCAATATGGCGAGAAAAATGGAGGAACGCTACAACATTCCTTTCATTGAAGAGTCTTTCTATGGCATTGATGATATGAATCGTTGTCTGCGAAATATTGCTGCTAAGTTGGGTGATGCGGATTTGCAGGAACGCACAGAAAAGCTGATTGCTGAAGAAACGGCGGCTCTTGATTTGGCTTTGGCTCCCTATCGCGCTCGACTTAAAGGTAAGCGGGTGGTCTTGTATACCGGCGGTGTTAAGAGTTGGTCGATTATCTCGGCGGCTAAGGATTTGGGCATTGAAGTTGTTGCTACCAGTACGAGAAAAAGCACTGAGGAAGATAAAGCCCGGATTAAGAAGTTGATTGGTAATGATGGCATTATGATGGAGAAGGGTAATGCTCAGGAGTTGTTACGGCTGGTGAAGGAAACTGGCGCTGATATGTTAATTGCTGGTGGTCGTAACCAATACACTGCTCTGAAGGCTCGAATTCCTTTTCTGGATATTAATCAAGAACGTCACCATCCTTATGCTGGTTATTCGGGGATGGTTGAGATGGCACGAGAATTGTATGAGGCTCTTTATAGTCCTATTTGGGAACAAATACGTAAGCCTGCTCCTTGGGAAGAGTTGGAGGGATGA
- a CDS encoding Mo-dependent nitrogenase C-terminal domain-containing protein: protein MESINHTHSHPNYHPPNNKKSGWFSNLLNPLRNRLDGMPVKNSRIAHVICQVIPCCCPFERSISLFGRTFHIPPLCKLNPLYDEFVGMRFRALSYLADECGEDVTKYIC, encoded by the coding sequence ATGGAAAGTATCAATCACACTCACTCTCATCCTAATTACCATCCACCTAACAATAAAAAATCAGGCTGGTTTTCCAATCTTCTCAATCCTTTGCGTAATCGGCTGGATGGAATGCCGGTTAAGAATTCCCGCATTGCTCATGTAATTTGTCAGGTAATTCCTTGTTGTTGTCCCTTTGAGCGCAGTATTAGTTTATTTGGGCGAACTTTTCATATTCCACCTCTGTGTAAACTCAATCCCTTATATGACGAGTTTGTGGGAATGCGTTTTCGGGCTTTATCTTATCTTGCTGATGAGTGTGGAGAGGATGTCACGAAATACATTTGTTAG